AAGAGTCTAGCCacctcgaggtgctcgctcGGATGGGTCAGCAGCCTGCCCGCGAGGTAGAGCGGCtggatggcgttgatgaggTTCCCACGGTGTGGGTTCGTCCACGAGATGCCGCACACGCGGCGCGCATGCCACAGCGCGGAGCtctgcggcgagggcagcgacgccTCGGCGGGGCGCATCTCGAGCATGATGATGCATGCCGCGTGGTATAGCTGGTTGGCCGAGATGGCCGCCCAGTGCGTAAAGAGGATCGTGGGGAACACCTGCAGGTCGTCGCCAGGGTCTCCCACGGCCAGAGGCAACATGGCCTCGGGGCGCACCTTGAGCCAAAACTGCAAGTCGTCCCAGAGCCGGGTCCACTGGTCGATAAAGGGGCGCGTGTCGCGATCGTCGGGTTCCTGGAGCTCGAGGTGGCGCGTGCGGCGGCACATGAGGTCACAAGCTTTCGCACAGAGATACACGGCCCAGTTGGCGTGCATCCCCGGCGTGTCACGGCCGCTCTGATAGAAGATGCCTTTGGAgaagtcgtcggcggcgtcgttggaTGTGACGCCTTCGGGCAGTGGCGGAATCCACTTGTCGAGGGGCAAGACGGTGCTCGAGGCGCCTCCCGAGATAATGGCACCGCACAGCTCCATGCGGGCATAGCACCAAAACACGGCCTGCAACAGACCACCGGAGAAGCCGGTCACGGCAAAGAACTCAAACAGCGAGGCGCAGCCCTCGATGTGTCGCCGCCAGTTCTTGGGACTGCCGGACATGAgctcgagcacggcgaggatgcAGGCGGTGACGAGCATATTGGGGTCCTTGGCCTGCAGACCCGGCGCGAGCAAGCGAATCGACTCTTGGTACAGCTCCAGACTGTCGTAGCCGGCGTCGGGGCTGGCCTTGCGGAGGTCCATCTGGCGCGCCGAAAAGGCCAACATGGCGTGGAagaggggcggcgacgtctgcgcGAGCAACGGCACGTGGATGCCGAAGTGGCGGTCGTCATCGAACTTGTCGAGATATGGCGAGCACTCGACGATCCAGTTCTTGAAGTAGCTGATTAGACGGGCCTTGGGGATGGAGACGCGCGAAAAGTCAAAGGCCTGGCTGGGTCGCCGATgatcgaggccgccgtcggcgccgcttTCCGGCAGCTCGGGAGTGGCGCTCTTGCTGGGGTCGTGGCTCGACACGCCGGCGAAGAGGACGCATCGCAGCTCTTCTTGCAGCTCGATGAAGCGCGGGTTGGACGAGTACTCGTCGAAGACGGAGAGCGAGCCCGGGGAGAGAAagggcggctcgtcgaggggATGATCGTCCATTGTCACTGGCAGCGCAATGGCCCCGAGGTGGTGCCTGCCGCCGGAAACGTGGGCAGGCGCATGAACTggatggtgggtggtgtcACAACCGGAGGGACGGTGAGAGGGATGTGTCTAGACGAACGGGGGTGAAACGAGGATGGAGAGCGGACGGAATGACAAAGAGTCGGGATcgggacgagacgagacgagacagacagacataGACGAGAAATGGAA
The genomic region above belongs to Purpureocillium takamizusanense chromosome 5, complete sequence and contains:
- a CDS encoding uncharacterized protein (COG:S~EggNog:ENOG503NVMS) yields the protein MDDHPLDEPPFLSPGSLSVFDEYSSNPRFIELQEELRCVLFAGVSSHDPSKSATPELPESGADGGLDHRRPSQAFDFSRVSIPKARLISYFKNWIVECSPYLDKFDDDRHFGIHVPLLAQTSPPLFHAMLAFSARQMDLRKASPDAGYDSLELYQESIRLLAPGLQAKDPNMLVTACILAVLELMSGSPKNWRRHIEGCASLFEFFAVTGFSGGLLQAVFWCYARMELCGAIISGGASSTVLPLDKWIPPLPEGVTSNDAADDFSKGIFYQSGRDTPGMHANWAVYLCAKACDLMCRRTRHLELQEPDDRDTRPFIDQWTRLWDDLQFWLKVRPEAMLPLAVGDPGDDLQVFPTILFTHWAAISANQLYHAACIIMLEMRPAEASLPSPQSSALWHARRVCGISWTNPHRGNLINAIQPLYLAGRLLTHPSEHLEVARLFKIIDRTTGWGALWRLRDLEAEWGYAPGEILAAI